The Rhodococcus antarcticus DNA segment CGCGATGGCGGCCTCCACCGTGACGTAGCCGCGGTCGGCGGCCAGGCGGGCGCGGACCCGGCCGGCGGCACCCATCAGATGCTCGCGGTGAGCGCGCGCTGCACGAGATCGGTGAGCGCACCGACCACCGAGTCCCCGGTGACCACCGTGTAGAGCACCGCCCCGAAGGCCGCGGCGGCGATGGTGCCGATCGCGTACTCCGCGGTGGACATCCCGTCGTCCTGCCCGGCCAGCTCGACGAGCCCGTTCTCGATCTTCGCCCTGATCCCCATGGTGACTTCCCTCCTGAATCCACTGTGGACGTTCCACGGTGGGAGCTCATCCGACGATGCCGCCCTGCAGCACCGGACCTGCGAGCCCCAGCACCACGGGCACGACACCCAGGCACAGGAAGGCCGGCAGGAAGCACAGGCCCAGCGGGCCGGTCACGAGCACGCCGGCGCGCTCGGCGGCAGCTGCCGCGGCGTCCTCGGCGCTGCCGCGCTGCTCAGCGGCCAGCTCGGCGACACCGGCGGCGAGCGAGGCGCCCGAGCGGGCCGAGCGCCGCGCGAGGCGGGCCAGCGGCTCCGCAGCGGGCTCGGCGGCGGCCGCGGCCCACGCCGCCTCGGGCTCGGCCCCCAGGATCAGCAGGTCGGCGGCCTGGCGCAGCACGGAGCCCAGGGCCGGGGGCGCCGAGGCGGCCACGACCTCGGCCGCCGTCGCCACGGGCAACCCCGAGCGCAGGCAGGCCGCCAGCAGGTCGAAGGTGCCGGCGACGGCGAGCGGGTCGAGCGGCGTGGTCCTGTCCCCGCCGAGGCGCACCAGCACCGTGCGCACCCCGACGGCCAGCACGACGCCGGCCACGGCACCCGCCACCCCGCCCACCCCGAGGGCGACCGCCGCACCCAGCAGCCCGGAGACCACCAGGGGTGCGGCCGCACCGAACCGGTCGGGGCCGACCTCCGCCGTGGGCACCAGCAGCGCCCGGATGCGCGCCTGCACCGCCCGCTCGCCCGGCACGAGCAGCAGCGCGAGGGCCAGCAGGACCAGCGCGGAGCTCACGGCGCACCCACCCGAGCCGTGATCCGGCCGGACCACGCGAGCCCCGCGCAGACGAGCACCGTGCCCACGAGCAGCAGCAGCCCACCACCGGTGCTGCCCAGGAGCAGCTGGACGGGGGCGGCGCCCACGGCCTGGCCGAGGGCGATGCCGAGCAGCGGCAGCCCGGCGAGCACGGTGGCCGTGGCGCGCGCGCCGGCGAGCCCGGCCTCGGTGCGGCGCCGGAAGCGGGTCCGCCCGACCAGGTCCCGGCGCACGGCGTCGAGCAGCTCGGCCAGGGCCACGCCGCGCTCGTCGGCCACCCGCCAGGCCGCGGCCACCCGGTCGAGCTCGGTGTCCAGCCCGGGATCACCCGAGTGCAGGCCGTCGGCCGCGGAACCGCCCAGCCGGGCTCGGGCCGCGGCCTCGGCCAGCACCCGGTGCACGGGCTCGCCCACCTCGGCAGCAGCCACGGCGCAGGCGGTCGCGGGGTGTGCACCCACCCGCAGCTCGGCGACGAGGACCTCCACGGCGGCCGCGAGGTCGGTGGCCGCGCGGGCGTCGCGACGAGCCGTGCGCCGGGCCAGCAGGCGGCGGTGCGCGGTGGTGGCGACGAGGGCGGCGGCCAGTGCGGGCACCGGCCCCACGAGCAGGGCGGTCACGGCCGCGGCGACCAGCGCGGTGCCCAGCGTCGACGTGGTCCGCGGCCGGGTCCTGGGGCGGGCCGCGACCGGGTCCAGCCCGCGCAGCCGCCGTGCTCCCACCGAGCCGGGGGCGACGAGCACGGCCGCCGCCAGCGCGACGAGGACGGCGCTCACACCGTCACCCCGCGCTCGGCCAGCAGCCCGGCCAGCGCCGCCCACGCGGGCCCCCGACCGCCGGCCCGGGTCCACGCCGGTGCCACGGTCACGGTTCCGGCCACCGAGCGCTCCAGCACCCCGACGGCGGCGAGACCCCTGCTGCCGTCGGCGCCGCGGTGCACGTGCAGCACCACCTGGACCGCGGCCGCGAGCTGGCTGTGCAGCGCGGCGGCGTCCATCCCGCCCAGCGCGGCCAGGGCCTCCAGCCGGGCGGGCACCTCGCGGGGGGAGTTGGCGTGCACCGTGCCCGCACCGCCGTCGTGGCCGGTGTTGAGCGCGGTGAGCAGGTCCACCACCTCGGCGCCGCGGACCTCGCCGACGACCACCCGGTCCGGCCGCATCCGCAGCGCCTGGCGCACCAGCTGGCGGACGCTGACCTCTCCGACACCCTCGACGTTGGCCGCCCGCGCCACCAGCCGCACCACGTGCGGGTGCTGCGGCGCGAGCTCGGCCGCGTCCTCCACGCAGACGATGCGCTCGCGGTGCTCGACCCGGGCCAGCAGGGCGGCCAACATCGTCGTCTTCCCCGAGCCGGTGCCACCGACGACGAGGAAGGCCAGCCGGGCCGACACCACCGCCTCGAGCAGCCCGGCCACCTCGGGGGGCACCGACCCCGACGCGACGAGGACGTCCAGGCCCTGGGTGGCCGGTCTCAGCACGCGCAGCGAGATGGTGGTGCCGTCCGCCGCCACGGGTGGGAGCACGGCGTGCAGCCGCACCCCGGCGCCGCCGTAGCCCGCCTCGGGGAGCCGTCCGTCCACCCACGGCTGGGCCTCGTCGAGGCGACGTCCGGCCGAGAGCGCGAGACGCTGGGCCAGCCTCCGCACGGCGGCCTCGTCGGCGAACCGCACGTCGGTGCGCTCGAGGCCGGCGCCGCGGTCGACCCACACCGCGTCGGGCGCGGTGACGAGCACGTCGGCCGTCGCGGGCTCGTGCAGCAGGGCCTCCAGGGGTCCGGCCCCGGAGAGCTCGGTCTGCAGCACGCGCAGCGCGGCGAGCAGGTCCGTGTCGCCCAGCACCCCGCCCGCCTCGGCCCGGATGGCTCCGGCCACGACGGCAGGGCTCAGCCGCCCGGGCACCTCGGCGAGGCGGTGCCGGACCCGTTCCAGCAGGTCCTCGTGCTCGCCGAGGACGAGGGCGCTCACGCGGCGCACCGACCGGCGGGACGGGCGTCGACCAGGGCGTCGAGCACGATCCGCGCCACCGTCGGGAGTGGCCCCCGGCGTGGCAGCCCGCCCCGCTCGAGATGAGCGGCGAGCCCGGGGTGCGGCCGGGTGGTGGCGAGGACCGGGAGGCCGAGGGCACGGGAGACGTCCGCCGCGCCGAGGCCGCCGGGCGCTGGTCCGCGCACCACCACGCGCAGACCGGGCACGCGCTCGCCGAGGGCGGCGACCACCCGTGCGGCTGCGGCACAGGCCCGCACCTCGGCCGGGACGACGAGCACGGTGGCGTCGGCCCGGTCCAGCACGGCGTGCACGGCGGGACCCGGCGTCCGGGGCAGGTCGCAGACCACCAGGTCCCCCGCGCGCCGACCGGCGTCCAGCACCGCCGCCACCGCCGCCGGGCCCGGAGCCACGTCGTCGCGGCCGCAGGAGAGCACCGTGAGGAGGCCGCCCGCCGACGGCAGCGCCTCGTGCAGCGCGCTGGCCGCCACCCGACCCCCCGTCAGCGCGATCCCTGACCAGCGCAGCCCGGCGGTCTCCTCGGCCCCCAGCACCAGGTCGAGCCCACCGCCGAGCGGGTCGAGGTCCACCAGCAGGGACCGGCGCCCGGACTCCGCAGCGGCGGACGCCACGGCGGCGGCCAGCACGGACGCTCCCGCACCACCGCGCCCGCCGAGCACGGCCAGCACCCGTCCACCCTCGTCGCCGCGCTCCACCCGCTCCCCCAGCGCGCCCACCAGGAACGCCTCGCCGTCGGGCAGGTGCACCACGTGCTCGGCGCCGACGGCGACCGCCGCACGCCACAGCTCGTCGCCACCGGGCTCGGTGCTGACCACCAGGACGCCCTCGCGGCGGGGCAGCCCGGCGGCGGCGCACCGCTCGGCGGTACGGGCGTCGAGGATCACCACCGGCGCGCGCACCCAGGGCACCCGGGCGCCGGTGGTGTCGGCGGCCAGCTCCAGCTCGCACCCCGCCGCGGCCGCCAGGCGCAGCAGCTCCTCCTGCAGGACGGGCGAGGACACGAGGGCCAGCGCGCGGTGCGGGCGGGCAGCAGGGGTGGTCAGGGCTGTGGTCACGGCGGACTCCGCGCTCTCCGGTGAGCGGGCGGGTGCCGGCTCGACTGGGAGCAACCCTGCGGGAGCCCCGACGGTCCGGGACCGCCACGGCGGGGGGTTGTGGACAGCTCGGGCGCTGTGGACAACCTCCAGGCCGGTGCCTGGGGCAACCGACCTCGGACGTGGGACGACCCCCGCCAGGGGGGAGGGGCGGGGGTCGTCGGAGCTCAGCCCCGGGGGGTGGGCTGAGCTCGTCCGGAACGAGTCCGAACGGTCCAGACAGTACCCCCGACGGGCGGGAAGTTGTCACCTCAACTGCTTTGCCCGGCGGTCGCGAAGCGAACGTCACACCTATGCTCGCCGGGTGAGCACGCCCGCGGTCGAGGTCCGCCCCCAGGTCGCCGCCTTCTTCGACCTGGACAAGACCATCATCGCCCGGTCCTCGACCATGGCGTTCAGCAAGCCCTTCTTCCACGAGGGGTTGATCAACCGTCGCGCGGTGCTCAAGAGCAGCTACGCGCACTTCCTGTTCCTGCTCGCCGGGGCCGACGCGGACCAGATGGAGCGGATGCGTGCGCACCTCACCGCGCTGTGCACCGGCTGGGAGGTCAAGCAGGTGCGCTCGATCGTCGAGGAGACCCTGCACGACGTCGTCGACCCGCTGGTCTACGCCGAGGCCGCCGCGCTCATCGCCGAGCACACCGCCAAGGGCCACGACGTGGTGGTCGTCTCCGCCTCGGGCGAGGAGATGGTGGCACCCATCGCGGCCATGGTGGGGGCGGACCTCAGCGTGGGTACCCGCATGGTCGAGCACGAGGGGCTCTACACCGGCGAGGTCGAGTTCTACTGCTACGGCGAGGCCAAGGCCGACGCCCTGCGCGGGCTCGCCGAGACCCACGGCTACGACCTGAGCCGGTGCTACGCGTACTCCGACTCGGTGACCGACCTGCCCATGCTCGCCGAGGTCGGTCACCCGACGGCGGTGAACCCCGACCGGGCGCTGCGCAAGGAGGCCCTGGGCCGCGGGTGGCCGGTGCTCACCTTCTCCAACCCGGTGTCCCTGCGGGCCCGGATCCCCACCGCGTCGAGCTCGGCGGTGGCCACCGCGGCCCTCGGGCTGGGTGCGGCTGCAGCCGGTGCGACCTGGTACGGGCTGGCCCGTCGGCGCCGATCCCGGTGACGCCAAAGATCACCCTTGTCGTGACCTGGATCACAGGGTAGAACTGGACCTACGGAACCACGAGAGGCCAAGGCTGGACCGGAAGAGAAGGTCCCTCCTCCCGCCCGCGGTTCCCAGCACGAGCAGCTCGGCACCCACGCCTTGCGCGCCTGGCCAGACTGCCGCCGTGGGCCTGCGCGACGGGGGACACACCCCCGATCGACGCCGAGGCCACCATCACGGCGCCCCCCTGCACGCTTGGTCACCAAGCTGCTCGTGCTCGAGGACCCCGGAGGACACCAGTCCCCCGGGGTCCTCGTGCGTCCGGCCCGGCCGGGGTCAGACCTGGGGGAGCACCGTCGACGCGACGAGCTCGAGCTGGTCGAGGTCGGTGAGGTCCATCAGCTGCAGGTACACCCGGCTCACCCCCACCTCCGCGAAGCGGCCGAGCTTGTCCACCACCTCGGCGGGCGAGCCGGCCAGCGCGTTGGCGCGCAGCTCGTCCAGCTCCCGGCCGAGCACGCCCGCCCGACGGGCGATCGCTGCGTCGTCCGCGCCGACGCACAGCGCCTGCGCTGCGGAGCACACCAGGTCGGTGCGGCCCGCCTCGGCCGCGACGCGCGCCACGTTGGCCACCAGCTCGCCGGTCGACTCGACGGTGCGGAAGGGAGCGTTGAACTCCGCGGCGTACCGCACGGCCAGGGCCGGGGTGCGCTTCGTGCCACCGCCCCCCACGACGATGGGCAGTCGCGCCTGGGTGGGCTTGGGCAGAGCCGGCGAGGCCGTCACCGTGTAGTGGGTACCGCTGTGCGAGAACGATTCTCCCGTGGGCGTCGTCCACATCCCGTCGATGATCGCGAGCTGCTCGGTGAGCCTGTCGAAGCGCTCCCCCAGCTCGGGGAACGGGATGCCGTACGCGGCGTGCTCGGCGGCGAACCACCCGCTGCCCAGGCCCAGCTCGACCCGCCCACCGCTCATCTGGTCCACCTGGGCCACCGCGATGGCCAACGGCCCGGGCAGCCGGAACGTGGCCGAGCTGACCAGGGTGCCGAGCCGGATGCGCGAGGTCTCCCGGGCCAGGCCGGCCAGCGTCACCCAGGCGTCCGTCGGGCCCGGGAGCCCGTCCCCGTCGCCCATGGCGAGGTAGTGGTCGGAGCGGAAGAAGGCGTCGTAGCCGAGGTCCTCGGTGGCCCGCGCCACACGGAGCAGGTCGTCGTAGGTGGCCCCCTGCTGGGGCTCGGTGAAAATGCGCAGGTCCATGCTGGCGAACAGTAGTGACGCGACCCTCCCGTGCTAGGAGGTGAGGTCGTCGCGCAGCACCCGCTTGAGGAGCTTGCCGCTCTGGTTGCGGGGCAGCTCGGCCACCAGGTGCACGCTCTTGGGCAGCTTGAACGACGCCAGCGTGGTGCGGGCGTGCGCGATGAGCTCGGAGGCGTCGGCGTGCGCACCCTCGCGGAGCACGACGACGGCGGTGACGGCCTCGATCCAGCGGTCGTCGGGCAGCGCGATCACGGCCACCTCCGCGACGGCGGGGTGCGTGTAGAGCGCGTCCTCCACCTCGCGGGAGGCCACCAGCACGCCACCGGTGTTGATGACGTCCTTGATCCGGTCCACGACGGTGATGTAGCCCGCCGCGTCGCGGACGACCAGGTCCCCCGAGTGGAACCACCCGTCGCGGAACGCCTCCGCGGTCGCCTCGGGGTTGTCCCAGTACCCGGTGCACAGCTGTGGCGATCGGTAGAGCAGCTCCCCGGACGTCCCGGCCTCCACGTCGAGATCGGTGGCCGGGTCGACCACCCGCGCCTCGACGAAGAGCACCGTCCGCCCACAGCTCTCCGGTCGCTCGGCGTGCTCGGTGGGGCCCAGCACACAGGCCAGCGGACCGATCTCGCTCTGGCCGAAGCAGTTGTAGAACGCGAGCTCCGGCAGAGCCGCCTGCAGCCGGTGCAGCACGGGCACCGGCATGATCGAGGCCCCGTAGAACGCCTTGCGCAGGCTGGAGAGGTCCCGGGTGGCCAGGTCCGGGTGGTTGGCCAGCGGCACCCACACCGTGGGGGCGAGGAACAGCGCCCCGATCGCGTGGGCCTCCACCTGGCGCAGCACCTCGGGCACGTCCGGGCGGGCCATGAGGTGGTTGGTCGCGCCCACGGAGAGGTACGGCAGGAGGAAGACGTGCATGCCGGCCGAGTGGTACAGCGGCATGCAGTGCAGGGGCAGGTCGTCCTCGTGGGCGTCGAGGGCCAGCACGCAGGAGACGTACTCGTGCACCAGCGCGCGGTGGGTCATCATGGCGCCCTTGGGCTTCGAGGTCGTGCCCGAGGTGAACAGCAGCTGGACGAGATCGGTGTCGGACACGGTCACGTCGAGCTCGGGCACCTCCCCCGTGCGCCACCGCTCCAGCACCGCTCCGGGTTCCCCGTGCAGGGCGAGAACCGTCTCGACCACGGTGTCGCCGAGCACCTGCTCCACCCCGGCGCGCAGGGCGGGATCGACCAGGGCGAGCCGCGCGCCCGAGGAGCCCAGCAGGTACGCGAGCTCCTCCCCGGTCAGCGCGTAGTTCACGGGCACGTGCACCAGCCCCGCGCGGGCGCAGCCCAGGTAGGCGAGCAGGTACGCGTCGGAGTTCGCGCCGATCGTGGCCACCCGGTCACCGGCCGCCAGACCGAGCGACAGCAGGTGCCCGGCCGCCCGGGTCACCGCATCGTCGAGCTCGACGTAGGTCCACCTCCGGTCCTCGAAGTGCAGCGCCGTCCGGTCCGGGTGGCGCGCGGCCGAGCGCCGCAGGACGTCGTCGACGGTGCTGGAACGGGGATCAGGGCTCACTCGAGGACCTCCGGTGTGCTGCGCTGCGACCTGGGTCACACCCTAGGGCCGGCCCGGCAGCGCCGGAGGTGGCTCGTCGTGGTCGAGGCGGAGCCGGCCGTCCCCGGTCCCGGCCACGGCGGCCGCCGTCACGGGCACCCCGCCCGGCGCGGTGTCCTCGGTGCGCTGCCGTGGCGGCCGGGCTCAGCCGCGGTGGGTGCGGACCCACTCCGCGATGCCGTCGGCCGTGATGGGCAGCGCGTCGGACAGCACCCGGTTGCCGGTGCCGGTGACGACCAGGTCGTCCTCGATGCGCACGCCGATGCCGCGGAGCTCCTCGGGCACCGTCAGGTCGTTGGGGTGGAAGTACAGGCCCGGCTCGACGGTCAGCGCCATGCCCTCCTCGAGGGTGCCCTCGTGGTAGGCCTCGGCCGAGCTCTGCGCGCAGTCGTGCACGTCCAGGCCCAGGTAGTGCCCCACCCCGCACACGATGTAGCGCCGGTGGTGCTGGCCCTTGGGGTCGAGCGACTCCTCCACCGAGACCGGCAGCAGGCCCCAGTCGTGCAGGCCCTCGGCGAGCACCCGCATGGCCGTCTGCTGGAACGTCCGGTACTCCGCGCCCGGGGCCACCTCGGCCATGGCGGCGACGTGGCTGGCGTGCACCAGGTCGTACACCTGGCGCTGGGCCTCGCTGAACTCCCCGGAGACGGGGTAGGTCCGGGTGACGTCGGCGGTGTAGAACGTGGTGGCCTCCACGCCGGCGTCCATGAGCAGCAGCCCGTCCGGCGGGACCACCCCGTCGTTGCGGACCCAGTGCAGCACGGGTGCGTGCGGGCCGGCCGCGAGGATGGAGGAGTAGCCGACGCCGTTGCCGGACGTGCGCGCGCGGCGGTCGAAGGTGCCCTGCAGCCAGCGCTCACCCCCGGCCCGCTCTGCCTCGGGCAGCGCCGCGGCCACCTCCGTGAACCCCGTGACGGTGGCGTCGACGGCCGCCTGCAGCTGGTCGATCTCCCAGTCGTCCTTGACCCGCCGCAGCTCGGAGAGCACCCGGCGCAGCTCGCCCCCGGAGCCGCTGACCAGCGCGTCGAGCACGGGCTCCACGCCGCGGGTCGCGAGCATCGCGGGGTAGCTGCCGCGCAGGGCGCCGGGCAGCTCCTCGAGCGGGCGGCACGTGATGCCCAGGGCCTCGCTCCACTCGCCGAGCCCGGGCACGGGGCCGATCCACAGCTCGCCGTCCCGGGCGGAGGCGAAGAAGTCCGACTCACCGGGCCCGGCGGGCGCGCGCAGGTGCAGCACCGCGTCGTGCCGGTCGCCGGAGGGGTGCATGACCAGCACCGCCCCCTCGGCCTGGCAGCCCGTGAGCCAGAGGAAGTCGGAGTCGGGCCGGAACTCGTAGTCGGAGTCGTTGGAGCGCACCGGGGCACGCCCCGCGGCCACTGCGATCCGCTGCCCGGGAAAGGCCTGGGAGAGCTTCTGCCGGTGCTCGGCCGCGGCCACCGCCTGACCGTCGACGACGTGGGCGGCCCGGTCGGCCGGCCCCCACCCGTCGCGGACGTTCTCCCGGAAGCCGGGGGCGTCGGTGAGCTTGCTCGGGTCGCGGCGCGCGGGTCGAGTCATGACCTCCAGGCTAGTGCGGGTGGTCCCCGGACCCCAGCCGGCTGGTCAGCTGACGGCGGCGTCCGCGATCGAGCCGGCCTCCTTCGCCCCCGCCTCCAGCGCGGCGCAGCAGGCCACCACCCAGGTGGCGACCCCCTCGGCCGTGCCCGCGGCGAAACCCGCGGCAGCACGCCGGTAGTCGTCCGGGCGGCGCAGCCAGCTGACCTCCGGGACGGTGAGGTTGTGCACGTCGAGCCCGCTGCTGACGGCCACCAGCCGCGAGGCCGCCCGCGCCACCACGCCGTCCGCGCTGCCGAACGGCGCCAGCCCCAGCAGCTCCCCGTGCACCACCGCGGCCAGCACGGCCGCCGGCACCCGGGTCCCCCCGGTGACGAGCTGGCCGAGCCCGTCGAGCCGCTGCGCCGTGCCCAGCCGGGGCCGACCCAGCTGCGCGTCGTCGACGAGGTCCGCCGCGGCCAGCAGGTGCAGGCGCGCGAGCACCTGCAGCGGCGCGCGACGCCAGACGCCGAGCAGGGTCGTCAGGGCGGGTCCGTCCAGCGTCGTGGCCACCCGCAGCGCGCCGGCGGTGACCGGGTCGGCGGCCGTGCCCTCACCGGGCAGCTCCGTGGAGCCACCGTCCAGCGCGGCCGAGCTCCGCGCGGCACGGACCGAGGCCTCGGTGGCCCCGACGGCCCAGCCCTTGCGGTTGGCCGGGTGCCGGTGCACCGCGTCGACGGCGGCACGGGCGGCGTCCGCGGCGGCTGCCACCCCGGGCAGCTCCAGCAGGGGGGCGAGCGGGTCGACGGGCACGGGCAGGGACGGTAGGCCACTCACCGCGCCGGTCCACCCGCTGGGCGAGGGACTGCCCGTTCGGCAGTGGTCCGGCTCACCCTCCCGGCCTAGGTTCGAGCCATGACGACGCCGTCCGAGCCGCTGCAGTCCGAGACCGATCCCGCCGCGCGCGTGTTCCCGCCCAGCCCGGAGTTCACCGCCCAGGCCAACGCCGGGCCCGAGCTGCAGACCGCGGCCGACGCCGACCGCGAGGGCTTCTGGGCCGCCCAGGCGCAGCGCCTGCACTGGCACGAGCCGTGGACCGAGGTGCTGGACTGGTCCGAGGCCCCGGTCGCGAAGTGGTTCGTGGGCGGCAAGCTCAACGTCGCCCACAACTGCGTGGACCGCCACGTCGAGGCCGGCAACGGCGACCGGGTGGCCATCCACTGGGAGGGCGAGCCCGGCGACAGCCGCGCCATCACCTACTCCGACCTGCTCGCCGAGGTCAGCCGCGCCGCCAACACCTTCACCGAGCTCGGCCTCGTCAGCGGCGACCGGGTGGCCGTCTACATGCCGATGGTCCCCGAGGCGATCGTCACCATGCTGGCCTGCGCCCGTCTGGGCCTGACCCACTCCCTGGTCTTCGCCGGCTTCTCCGCGACCGCGCTGCGCTCCCGGGTCGACGACGCGCAGGCCAAGCTCGTCGTCACCACCGACGGCCAGTGGCGCCGCGGCAAGGCCGCCCCCCTCAAGGACACCGTGGACGAGGCCGTCGACGGTGCGGCGTGCGTGGAGCACGTGCTGGTCGTGCGGCGCACCGAGACGGACGTGAGCTGGACCGAGGGGCGCGACCTGTGGTGGCACGAGACGGTGGCCCACGCCTCGCCCGAGCACACCGCGCAGCCCTTCGACGCCGAGCACCCCCTGTTCGTGCTCTACACCTCCGGCACCACCGGCAAGCCCAAGGGGATCATCCACACCTCCGGCGGGTACCTCACCCAGACCAGCTACACCCACCACAACGTCTTCGACCACAAGGAGGGCCGCGACGTCTACTGGTGCACCGCCGACATCGGCTGGGTCACCGGGCACAGCTACATCGTCTACGGCCCGCTGAGCAACGGCGCGACGCAGGTGGTCTACGAGGGCACGCCGAACAGCCCGGACGAGCACCGGCACTGGAACATCATCGAGAAGTACGGGGTGACGATCTACTACACGGCGCCGACGCTGGTGCGGACGTTCATGAAGTGGGGCCGCGAGATCCCCGACGCCCACGACCTGTCCTCGCTGCGCGTGCTGGGCAGCGTCGGCGAGCCCATCAACCCCGAGGCGTGGACGTGGTACCACGAGGTGATCGGCGGTGGGCGCTGTCCCATCGTGGACACGTGGTGGCAGACCGAGACCGGCGCCATCATGATCGCGCCGCTGCCCGGGATCACGGCGTGCAAGCCCGGTTCCGCGATGGCGACGCTCCCGGGGATCTCTGCCGCGATCGTCGACGAGGAGGCCAACGTCCTCGGCGCCTCCTCCGGCGGTTCCGGGGCGGGCGGTGACACCGTCCAGGGCTACCTGGTGCTGGACCAGCCGTGGCCGTCGATGCTCCGCGGCATCTGGGGCGACATGGACCGCTTCCGGGAGACCTACTGGAGCCGCTACGCCGAGCAGGGCTGGTACTTCGCGGGGGACGGCGCCAAGTACGACGAGGACGGCGCGATCTGGCTGCTGGGGCGGGTCGACGACGTGATGAACGTGTCCGGGCACCGCATCTCCACCACGGAGGTCGAGTCCGCGCTGGTCAGCCACCCCTCGGTCGCCGAGGCCGCCGTGGTCGGGGCCTCCGACGCCACCACCGGGCAGGGGATCGTCGCCTTCGTCATCCAGCGGGGCGGCCAGACCCAGAGCGGGGAGGCCTACATCACCGAGCTGCGCGACCACGTGGCCAAGGAGATCGGGCCGATCGCGAAGCCACGGCAGATCCTGGTGGTGCCGGAGCTGCCCAAGACCCGCAGCGGCAAGATCATGCGGCGGCTGCTCCGCGACATCGCCGAGAACCGCGAGGTGGGTGACACCTCGACCCTCGCCGACGCGGCGGTCATGCAGTCCATCAGCAAGGGCCTCTCCGCACCCGCGGCGGACTGAGGGGCCGAGGGCGGGGCCGGGGAGCCCACGAACCGGGCCGGTGACGGCTCGGACGTGGACCTGCGCCCGGGCGTGGCACCATGTCTCCCGACGACCACCGGCGTCCCCTCCCCGGGGACGAGCACCGGCACCTGCACTGGAGGGCCCGAGTTGAGCTCAGGAGACAACACCACCCACGTCGGCGTGCCCACGACGGTGGCGTCCATCCCCCTGACCGACGTCGACGCGCGGGCGCCCGGCACCGGCAGCATCGGCAACCTGGTCAAGGACGCGACCGCCCAGGTGTCCACGCTGGTCCGTGCCGAGGTGGCGCTGGCCAAGGCCGAGGTCACCGGCGAGGTGAAGAAGGCCGTGTTCGGCGGGATCTTCTTCATCGTCGCCGCCGTCATCGGTCTCTACAGCACGTTCTTCCTCTTCTTCGCCCTCGCCGAGCTGCTGGACATCTGGCTGCCGCGCTGGGCGGCGTTCGCGATCATCTTCGCCGCGATGGTGCTGGTCGCCGCGGTAGCGGGGCTGCTCGGGCTGCGCAAGGTGAAGAAGCTTCAGAAGCCCGAGAAGACCATCGACGCGGTGAAGGACAACGCCAAGGTCCTCCCCGGCTCGCACTAGGCCACCGTGGCCGCCCCCGAGCCGTCCAGCGTCCGCGTCGAGGGTCCCTGGACCCACCGGGACGTGCACGCCAACGGCACCCGGTTCCACGTCGCCGAGGTCGACGGCGGCGGGCCGCTGGTGCTGCTGCTGCACGGCTTCCCCGAGTTCTGGTGGAGCTGGCGACACCAGCTGACCTCGCTGGCCGCGGCCGGCGCGCGGGCGGTGGCCGTGGACCTGCGCGGCTACGGGGACTCCGACAAGCCCCCGCGTGGCTACGACGGCTGGACCCTCGCCGGTGACGTCGCCGGCCTGGTCCGCGCCCTGGGGGCCGAGCGCGCCGTCCTCGTCGGGCACGACTGGGGCGGGCTCATCGCCTGGGCCACCGCGGCCCTGCACCCGAGGCTGGTGAGCGGGCTCGGCGTGGTCGCCGCTCCGCACCCGGTGGCGCTGCGCCGCGCCGTGCGCAGCGAGCCGCTGGGCCAGGGCCGCGCCTCGGCCTACGCCACCGCCTACCAGCTGCCCCGGTGGCCGGAGCGGCGGCTGGTGCGCGACGACGCCGCCGAGATCGAGGCCGTGCTCCGGCGCTGGGCGGGCCCCCGCTGGGTGGCCGGCGACGAGTTCGGCGAGGTCGCAGCGCGCAACCGCTCCGCGATGCAGGTCCCCGGGGTGGTGCACTCCGCGATGGAGTACTACCGGTGGGCGCTGCGCAGCCAGGTCCGGGGCGAGGGCCACCGGTTCGCGGCCGACCTGGC contains these protein-coding regions:
- a CDS encoding DUF4244 domain-containing protein — its product is MGIRAKIENGLVELAGQDDGMSTAEYAIGTIAAAAFGAVLYTVVTGDSVVGALTDLVQRALTASI
- a CDS encoding type II secretion system F family protein; the protein is MAVGVRTVLVRLGGDRTTPLDPLAVAGTFDLLAACLRSGLPVATAAEVVAASAPPALGSVLRQAADLLILGAEPEAAWAAAAAEPAAEPLARLARRSARSGASLAAGVAELAAEQRGSAEDAAAAAAERAGVLVTGPLGLCFLPAFLCLGVVPVVLGLAGPVLQGGIVG
- a CDS encoding type II secretion system F family protein, whose protein sequence is MSAVLVALAAAVLVAPGSVGARRLRGLDPVAARPRTRPRTTSTLGTALVAAAVTALLVGPVPALAAALVATTAHRRLLARRTARRDARAATDLAAAVEVLVAELRVGAHPATACAVAAAEVGEPVHRVLAEAAARARLGGSAADGLHSGDPGLDTELDRVAAAWRVADERGVALAELLDAVRRDLVGRTRFRRRTEAGLAGARATATVLAGLPLLGIALGQAVGAAPVQLLLGSTGGGLLLLVGTVLVCAGLAWSGRITARVGAP
- a CDS encoding TadA family conjugal transfer-associated ATPase produces the protein MSALVLGEHEDLLERVRHRLAEVPGRLSPAVVAGAIRAEAGGVLGDTDLLAALRVLQTELSGAGPLEALLHEPATADVLVTAPDAVWVDRGAGLERTDVRFADEAAVRRLAQRLALSAGRRLDEAQPWVDGRLPEAGYGGAGVRLHAVLPPVAADGTTISLRVLRPATQGLDVLVASGSVPPEVAGLLEAVVSARLAFLVVGGTGSGKTTMLAALLARVEHRERIVCVEDAAELAPQHPHVVRLVARAANVEGVGEVSVRQLVRQALRMRPDRVVVGEVRGAEVVDLLTALNTGHDGGAGTVHANSPREVPARLEALAALGGMDAAALHSQLAAAVQVVLHVHRGADGSRGLAAVGVLERSVAGTVTVAPAWTRAGGRGPAWAALAGLLAERGVTV
- the ssd gene encoding septum site-determining protein Ssd encodes the protein MTTALTTPAARPHRALALVSSPVLQEELLRLAAAAGCELELAADTTGARVPWVRAPVVILDARTAERCAAAGLPRREGVLVVSTEPGGDELWRAAVAVGAEHVVHLPDGEAFLVGALGERVERGDEGGRVLAVLGGRGGAGASVLAAAVASAAAESGRRSLLVDLDPLGGGLDLVLGAEETAGLRWSGIALTGGRVAASALHEALPSAGGLLTVLSCGRDDVAPGPAAVAAVLDAGRRAGDLVVCDLPRTPGPAVHAVLDRADATVLVVPAEVRACAAAARVVAALGERVPGLRVVVRGPAPGGLGAADVSRALGLPVLATTRPHPGLAAHLERGGLPRRGPLPTVARIVLDALVDARPAGRCAA
- a CDS encoding HAD family hydrolase; this encodes MSTPAVEVRPQVAAFFDLDKTIIARSSTMAFSKPFFHEGLINRRAVLKSSYAHFLFLLAGADADQMERMRAHLTALCTGWEVKQVRSIVEETLHDVVDPLVYAEAAALIAEHTAKGHDVVVVSASGEEMVAPIAAMVGADLSVGTRMVEHEGLYTGEVEFYCYGEAKADALRGLAETHGYDLSRCYAYSDSVTDLPMLAEVGHPTAVNPDRALRKEALGRGWPVLTFSNPVSLRARIPTASSSAVATAALGLGAAAAGATWYGLARRRRSR